From one Xyrauchen texanus isolate HMW12.3.18 chromosome 17, RBS_HiC_50CHRs, whole genome shotgun sequence genomic stretch:
- the LOC127657716 gene encoding uncharacterized protein LOC127657716 isoform X1, whose product MYTCPKCLQNIFVQTKQLIWHLREVHALSDSQNLTLICSQNGCPRTYHSFNSFSKHLSRAHSNLSPTVESGHTEKTDVFCQIDESRTNNLGENVEMSEIEEVHQSSLNLTDYAATFAARMYASANVTYTDVQKSITCTKEILDCSLGHLQEKTNTLLTNLAEPLDSTEVQTLMKEFDSTRNRFSDIDTPFKLTKYFSDKFSFEKPTEVFLGHRLDKNGKKSQVLVPVTCQYISIINTIKFLFSCDKMQKLYKQSSGGQGKMQDYCDGAQYAGHPLYQNHPNALQIQLYFDDLETTNPLGSKTKIHKMGAVYFALRNVPSENNSVLSNIHLGLLFNSIDKDIYGFDKILEPLLTDIKEIEQNGIEVKIGDECQLLYGTVCLLTADNLACHSLCGYVESFSANRVCQFCLIDKPTSQYIFDEDNTERRTRENYAHHVQLNDASATGVKVNSCLNRLQYFHVTENIGVDIMHDLLEGVAPLEVKLMLRHFIYEEKIFFSGTTK is encoded by the coding sequence ATGTATACATGTCCAAAGTGCTTGCAAAATATTTTTGTCCAAacaaaacagttgatttggcATTTAAGGGAAGTACATGCACTCTCTGATAGCCAAAACCTAACATTAATCTGTAGTCAAAATGGTTGCCCCAGAACATATCATagttttaattcattttctaaacATCTTAGCAGAGCTCACTCTAATTTAAGCCCTACTGTAGAGTCAGGACACACTGAAAAAACAGATGTATTCTGTCAAATTGATGAAAGCAGAACAAATAACCTAGGCGAGAATGTCGAAATGTCTGAAATAGAGGAAGTTCATCAGAGCAGTTTAAATCTAACGGACTATGCTGCTACTTTTGCTGCCCGCATGTATGCTTCTGCTAATGTAACTTATACTGATGTCCAAAAAAGTATAACCTGCACAAAGGAAATCCTAGATTGTTCCTTAGGTCATTTACAAGAAAAGACTAATACTTTACTGACTAACTTGGCTGAACCTCTTGACAGCACTGAAGTTCAAACACTTATGAAAGAGTTTGACAGTACTAGGAATAGGTTTAGTGACATAGATACACCATTTAAACTAACTAAATACTTTTCTGACAAATTTTCCTTTGAGAAGCCAACAGAAGTGTTTCTTGGTCACAGATTAgataaaaatgggaaaaaaagccAAGTGTTAGTGCCGGTCACTTGTCAATACATCTcaataattaacacaattaaattTCTATTTAGCTGTGACAAAATGCAAAAACTGTATAAACAGTCTTCTGGTGGACAGGGTAAAATGCAAGATTATTGTGATGGTGCGCAATATGCTGGACATCCTCTGTACCAAAACCATCCCAATGCACTGCAAATTCAATTATACTTCGATGATTTGGAAACAACAAATCCTCTTGGATCAAAAACAAAGATTCATAAAATGGGGGCAGTTTACTTTGCTTTACGAAATGTGCCATCAGAGAACAACTCTGTACTTTCCAATATCCATTTAGGTCTTCTATTTAATTCTATTGATAAAGACATTTATGGTTTTGACAAAATTCTGGAACCACTGTTAACAGATATCAAAGAAATTGAGCAGAATGGTATAGAGGTGAAAATAGGTGATGAATGCCAATTACTTTATGGGACTGTGTGTCTGTTGACGGCAGACAATCTTGCCTGTCACTCCCTCTGTGGCTATGTGGAAAGTTTCTCTGCAAACAGAGTTTGTCAGTTTTGTTTAATTGACAAACCAACTTCGCAGTATATTTTTGATGAAGATAACACTGAGAGGCGTACAAGGGAAAACTATGCACACCATGTACAGCTGAATGATGCAAGTGCAACTGGTGTCAAAGTTAACTCCTGCCTAAATCGTCTACAATATTTCCATGTAACTGAAAATATTGGCGTGGACATCATGCATGATCTGTTAGAGGGAGtcgcacctcttgaggtcaaaTTGATGCTCCGACATTTCATTTATGAGGAGAAAATTTTTTTCTCTGGAACAACTAAATGA
- the LOC127657716 gene encoding uncharacterized protein LOC127657716 isoform X2 → MEDEGQITFTLTILNRVLATVFIDGKETWRKLFTVGSVGELINSAKTELSQQVSIDRILRFDTDFQEFIDIDVNSEVKELDKFQIYYTASITQDPLDGRFHSTEVSRTVTTTGLLTLLEEKAPTILREHEDTKTLSISLRKLLVKVAVSDLVEKHGFYPSGTEKLALAKEIVSLFPSLRINVPFGENEGHEHFFDGPSHSGFIEMRLRNIRRKLQQSQRIYNLKRRLPTDQHSLPITDETVPTEWLTLIKRMRPSPENSSSIKTAIDQTFSYRRRWITIEIANCWSNLQGISQISGHASLGGH, encoded by the exons ATGGAAGACGAGGGTCAAATCACGTTTACTCTAACAATTTTAAACAGAGTTCTCGCGACTGTCTTCATAGACGGGAAGGAAACATGGAGAAAACTATTCACAGTTGGAAGTGTTGGAGAACTGATTAACTCAGCCAAAACGGAGCTCTCTCAACAAGTATCTATTGATCGAATACTGAGATTTGACACAGATTTTCAAGAATTTATTGACATCGATGTTAATTCAGAAGTGAAGGAGCTTGACAAATTCCAAATATATTATACTGCTAGTATCACACAGGATCCATTAGATGGAAGA TTTCATTCAACAGAAGTAAGCCGGACTGTCACCACAACTGGTCTGCTGACACTGCTCGAGGAAAAGGCCCCTACAATCTTGAGAGAACATGAAGACACAAAGACATTGTCAATTTCTTTGAGAAAGTTACTTGTTAAAGTGGCTGTGAGTGACCTTGTAGAAAAGCATGGATT CTATCCATCTGGTACAGAAAAGCTGGCACTGGCAAAGGAGATTGTGTCACTGTTCCCCTCATTAAGGATTAATGTCCCATTTGGCGAAAATGAAGGACAT GAGCATTTTTTTGATGGGCCATCACACAGTGGATTTATAGAAATGAGACTACGGAACATCAGACGGAAACTTCAACAGAGCCAGCGGATCTACAATTTGAAACGACGTCTTCCTACAGACCAACATTCTCTGCCGATTACTGATGAAACAGTGCCCACTGAGTGGTTGACCTTGATAAAGAGGATGCGACCCTCTCCAGAGAACTCATCGTCAATAAAGACTGCAATTGACCAAACCTTCAGTTACCGTAGAAGATGGATAACGATCGAAATCGCCAACTGTTGGTCAAATCTTCAAGGAATATCCCAGATTTCTGGACATGCCAGCCTTG GTGGACATTGA